The following are encoded together in the Drosophila sechellia strain sech25 chromosome 3R, ASM438219v1, whole genome shotgun sequence genome:
- the LOC6614195 gene encoding tubulin alpha-1 chain, whose translation MRECISIHVGQAGVQIGNACWELYCLEHGIQPDGQMPSDKTVGGGDDSFNTFFSETGAGKHVPRAVFVDLEPTVVDEVRTGTYRQLFHPEQLITGKEDAANNYARGHYTIGKEIVDLVLDRIRKLADQCTGLQGFLIFHSFGGGTGSGFTSLLMERLSVDYGKKSKLEFAIYPAPQVSTAVVEPYNSILTTHTTLEHSDCAFMVDNEAIYDICRRNLDIERPTYTNLNRLIGQIVSSITASLRFDGALNVDLTEFQTNLVPYPRIHFPLVTYAPVISAEKAYHEQLSVAEITNACFEPANQMVKCDPRHGKYMACCMLYRGDVVPKDVNAAIATIKTKRTIQFVDWCPTGFKVGINYQPPTVVPGGDLAKVQRAVCMLSNTTAIAEAWARLDHKFDLMYAKRAFVHWYVGEGMEEGEFSEAREDLAALEKDYEEVGMDSGDGEGEGAEEY comes from the exons ATG CGTGAATGTATCTCTATCCATGTTGGCCAGGCTGGTGTCCAGATTGGAAACGCCTGCTGGGAGCTTTACTGCTTGGAGCACGGCATCCAGCCCGATGGCCAGATGCCGTCTGACAAGACCGTGGGCGGAGGTGATGACTCGTTCAACACCTTCTTCAGCGAGACTGGAGCTGGCAAGCACGTGCCCCGCGCCGTGTTCGTGGATCTGGAGCCCACTGTGGTCGATGAGGTCCGTACCGGAACCTACCGTCAGCTGTTCCACCCCGAGCAACTGATCACCGGTAAGGAGGATGCGGCCAACAACTACGCTCGTGGCCACTACACCATCGGCAAGGAGATCGTCGATCTGGTTCTGGACAGGATCCGCAAGCTGGCCGATCAGTGCACCGGTCTGCAGGGCTTCCTCATCTTCCACTCGTTCGGTGGAGGTACCGGCTCTGGCTTCACCTCGCTGCTGATGGAGCGTCTCTCCGTGGACTACGGCAAGAAGTCCAAGCTGGAGTTTGCCATCTACCCAGCCCCCCAGGTGTCCACTGCCGTGGTCGAGCCCTACAACTCCATCTTGACCACCCACACCACCCTGGAGCACTCCGACTGCGCCTTCATGGTCGACAACGAGGCTATCTACGACATCTGCCGCCGTAACCTGGACATTGAGCGGCCCACGTACACCAACCTGAACCGTCTGATTGGCCAGATCGTGTCCTCGATTACCGCCTCTCTGCGATTCGATGGTGCCCTTAACGTGGATCTGACTGAGTTCCAGACCAACTTGGTGCCCTACCCACGTATTCACTTCCCTCTGGTGACCTACGCCCCCGTCATCTCTGCCGAGAAGGCCTACCATGAGCAGCTGTCGGTGGCTGAGATCACCAACGCCTGCTTCGAGCCGGCCAACCAGATGGTCAAGTGCGATCCCCGTCACGGCAAGTACATGGCCTGCTGCATGCTGTACCGCGGTGATGTTGTGCCCAAGGACGTCAACGCCGCTATTGCCACCATCAAGACCAAGCGCACCATTCAATTCGTCGACTGGTGCCCCACTGGCTTCAAGGTTGGCATCAACTACCAGCCACCCACCGTGGTGCCTGGAGGAGATTTGGCTAAGGTGCAGCGTGCCGTGTGCATGTTGTCCAACACCACGGCCATCGCCGAGGCCTGGGCCCGTCTGGACCACAAGTTCGATCTGATGTACGCCAAGCGTGCCTTTGTCCACTGGTACGTCGGTGAGGGTATGGAGGAGGGAGAGTTCTCCGAGGCCCGTGAGGATTTGGCTGCCCTCGAGAAGGACTACGAGGAGGTCGGCATGGACTCCGGTGACGGCGAGGGAGAGGGTGCTGAGGAGTACTAA
- the LOC6614193 gene encoding dephospho-CoA kinase, whose translation MFIVAVTGGIATGKSTISKVFERQGIPVIDADKIAREIVEPGQPCWRQIREVFGDEVLLPSKEINRAVLGKMIFEDKELRGKLNKITHPTIHRKIFWQVCKLLVTGHAWIVLDLPLLFETGVLMDFIHKIVCVTCDSDKQLERLIARNELSESEARHRVDSQMPLDKKCEKSHFVIDNNGSVEEAESSAMSIYNLMRDSKQHWLNRISFLGLFLIVGFTIYMLLKVFNRSPESWQM comes from the exons atgtttattgtggCGGTTACTGGCGGCATCGCCACAGGGAAAAGTACCATCAGCAAAGTGTTCGAACGCCAGGGCATTCCAGTCATCGACGCCGACAAAATCGCCAGGGAGA TTGTGGAACCAGGTCAGCCGTGCTGGCGGCAGATTCGGGAAGTCTTCGGAGATGAAGTTCTCCTGCCCAGCAAGGAGATCAATCGCGCTGTTCTGGGGAAGATGATCTTCGAGGACAAGGAGCTGCGCGGCAAGCTGAACAAGATCACCCATCCGACCATCCATCGCAAGATCTTTTGGCAGGTGTGCAAGCTGCTGGTCACGGGGCACGCGTGGATAGTCCTCGACCTGCCACTGCTCTTTGAGACGGGTGTGCTGATGGACTTCATACACAAGATCGTCTGTGTAACCTG CGACTCGGACAAGCAGCTGGAGCGATTAATAGCCCGCAATGAGCTCTCGGAGTCGGAGGCGCGGCATCGCGTCGATTCGCAAATGCCGCTGGACAAGAAGTGCGAGAAGTCTCACTTCGTCATTGACAATAACGGGAGCGTGGAGGAGGCGGAGAGCTCGGCCATGAGCATTTACAACCTGATGCGCGACTCCAAGCAGCACTGGCTGAACCGCATCAGCTTCCTGGGGCTGTTCCTAATCGTTGGCTTTACAATATATATGCTGCTGAAGGTGTTCAACCGGTCGCCCGAGTCCTGGCAGATGTAG
- the LOC6614194 gene encoding terminal uridylyltransferase Tailor, whose amino-acid sequence MRIEPGDSFWTKKAMFSNAERLYFETVRRRKTSLPDSTAPQKQTVRAPNKAAAQKEKTMAEMTPNKILYLNPLTMEANFFLQTLNSMNNMTMPPEMDPHLANLLERIMVGIESYMDRNPKYVLPQEMAAPGEGVAFVQPQELQTIKRTFSCSACCNRIVGTNVAKASAHLWEQHPNPNPNNQPVQPHTTHQKKQEKKQAQVKARQHITVRLPKKARAMIVGEITNVFKDKYPIADKLKVIPEYDVIEQDLSKLLSPGFPKQPLRVYKFGSRITGIGNRSSDLDLFVDIGNTFHTFEHRASNATVAKLRAMKKFFCVSEDWRLINFIEQARVPIIKTCHLPTGIECDICLNSMGFCNTNLLKYIFESQPLTQYMCIYVKNWLERCKLTEQISTYSITLMVIYFLQLQALLPPIAMLQIEDAANQAVLVGPWVVNFAQKSFSELRLQKLQATVPVIKSFLRNFFAYFAKFDYEHFVVCPYIGKANVEIPKVERMLHARYSAYVSENPECSIQLKKPMVVQDPIQLNHNVTKAVTKYGLQTFVDYCQQTAELLEEPSTNWRQRYAY is encoded by the exons ATGCGGATCGAACCTGGGGACTCCTTTTGGACGAAAAAGGCGATGTTTTCCAACGCTGAAAGGCTGTACTTTGAGACGGTCCGTCGGCGGAAGACCAGT CTTCCGGACTCCACCGCCCCACAGAAGCAGACCGTCCGCGCGCCCAACAAAGCCGCCGCACAGAAAGAGAAGACGATGGCCGAGATGACGCCAAACAAAATTCTTTAC TTGAATCCGCTTACCATGGAGGCAAACTTCTTTCTGCAGACCCTAAACTCAATGAACAATATGACGATGCCGCCGGAGATGGACCCGCACTTGGCCAACCTGCTGGAGCGTATTATGGTGGGCATCGAGAGCTACATGGACAGGAATCCCAAATACGTTTTGCCTCAGGAGATGGCCGCACCGGGTGAGGGCGTGGCCTTCGTCCAGCCCCAGGAACTGCAGACAATAAAGCGAACATTCAGCTGTAGTGCCTGCTGCAACCGCATAGTGGGCACCAACGTCGCGAAAGCTTCGGCCCACCTTTGGGAGCAGCATCCAAACCCCAATCCCAACAATCAGCCAGTCCAGCCGCATACGACGCATCAGAAGAAACAGGAGAAAAAGCAGGCCCAGGTGAAGGCTCGTCAGCATATAACAGTACGGCTACCCAAGA AGGCCAGGGCAATGATTGTGGGAGAGATCACGAATGTGTTCAAGGACAAATACCCGATAGCGGACAAGTTAAAGGTGATTCCCGAGTACGACGTTATCGAACAGGACCTGAGCAAGCTTTTGTCGCCGGGCTTTCCCAAGCAACCACTGCGAGTCTACAAGTTCGGGTCCCGCATCACAGGCATTGGGAATCGATCCTCGGACCTGGACCTCTTCGTCGACATCG GCAACACATTTCACACGTTCGAGCATCGAGCTTCCAACGCTACCGTCGCCAAGCTGCGGGCTATGAAGAAGTTCTTCTGCGTCAGCGAGGACTGGCGCCTTATTAAT TTCATCGAACAGGCGCGCGTGCCCATCATCAAGACGTGCCACTTACCAACCGGCATCGAGTGCGACATTTGCCTGAACAGCATGGGCTTCTGCAATACAAATCTGCTCAAATACATATTCGAGTCGCAGCCACTGA CTcaatatatgtgcatatatgtaAAGAACTGGCTGGAGCGCTGCAAGCTGACTGAACAAATATCGACGTACAGCATTACACTGATGGTGATTTACTTCCTGCAGCTCCAGGCTCTGCTGCCCCCCATTGCCATGCTGCAGATAGAGGATGCAGCTAATCAGGCCGTACTCGTGGGTC CGTGGGTTGTCAACTTTGCACAAAAATCGTTTAGCGAACTGCGATTGCAGAAATTGCAGGCGACCGTTCCCGTCATCAAGAGCTTCCTTCGAAACTTCTTTGCCTATTTCGCCAAATTTGACTACGAGCATTTCGTGGTCTGCCCATATATCGGTAAGGCTAATGTTGAAATCCCGAAGGTTGAGAGGATGCTGCATGCTAG GTATTCAGCATATGTGTCGGAGAACCCTGAATGCTCGATCCAGCTAAAAAAACCGATGGTCGTACAGGATCCCATACAACTGAACCACAATGTAACGAAAGCGGTGACCAAATATGGACTGCAGACTTTCGTTGACTACTGCCAGCAGACGGCGGAGCTGCTTGAGGAACCTTCGACCAATTGGCGTCAGCGCTATGCATATTAA